The following proteins are co-located in the Elusimicrobiota bacterium genome:
- a CDS encoding response regulator: MTTGEFGEKTFTTFEVARLCGVFHTTVINWVNKGKLKARVTPGGHRRIPLSELIVFMKKYDMPIPSNIEDPHKQVLILDDEPMMTRLLEKGFTKYKDRYSVQVANNPVDALVIVGKKLPHLLVVDLMMPVMDGFQVCQILKSNPATKAMKIVAISGKKLSGSQQDFLSKNCDKFLQKPFDMSDLVGEIDKLLN; the protein is encoded by the coding sequence ATGACCACTGGAGAATTCGGCGAGAAGACGTTCACGACGTTCGAGGTCGCGCGTCTGTGCGGCGTGTTCCACACGACCGTCATCAATTGGGTCAACAAGGGCAAGCTCAAGGCCCGCGTCACCCCCGGCGGCCACCGCCGCATCCCGCTCTCCGAGCTCATCGTGTTCATGAAGAAGTACGACATGCCGATCCCGTCGAACATCGAGGACCCGCACAAGCAGGTCCTCATACTCGACGACGAGCCGATGATGACGCGGCTGCTCGAGAAGGGCTTCACCAAGTACAAGGACCGCTACTCCGTGCAGGTCGCCAACAACCCCGTCGACGCGCTCGTCATCGTCGGCAAGAAGCTCCCGCACCTGCTCGTCGTGGACCTCATGATGCCCGTGATGGACGGCTTCCAGGTCTGTCAGATCCTCAAGTCGAACCCCGCGACGAAGGCGATGAAGATCGTCGCGATCTCCGGCAAGAAGCTCAGCGGGTCCCAGCAGGACTTCCTGTCGAAGAACTGCGACAAGTTCCTGCAGAAGCCGTTCGACATGAGCGACCTCGTCGGCGAGATCGACAAGCTCCTCAACTGA
- a CDS encoding tetratricopeptide repeat protein, with translation MIRAALVVLAAFAAASLLPSARASDAPASPDARSRADVHFLAGYDHFRGGRADDARREWAACRELDEKHDFCEFGLSVLDAGAPRAAAAGPEEAVTAAPPHPEANQAYLEGVVYYQKGDYEKAREAWHKAKALAPAGSDVAKDATAGLEKLAVLYGTAPQTGDAAPKSLKTGAEKKDEHLALQTYFSGLIHYQKGDLEKARVEWKRALSLAPRDSSVEADAKAALAKLDKDEASTRRDGKK, from the coding sequence ATGATCCGAGCCGCCCTCGTCGTCCTCGCCGCCTTCGCCGCCGCCTCCCTGCTGCCCAGCGCCCGCGCCTCGGACGCGCCCGCCTCTCCCGACGCGCGTTCCCGCGCCGACGTCCATTTCCTCGCCGGCTACGACCATTTCCGGGGCGGCCGCGCCGACGACGCGCGCCGCGAGTGGGCCGCCTGCCGCGAGCTCGACGAGAAGCACGATTTCTGCGAGTTCGGGCTGAGCGTGCTCGACGCGGGCGCGCCGAGGGCCGCCGCGGCGGGGCCCGAGGAGGCCGTCACCGCGGCGCCGCCGCATCCCGAGGCCAACCAGGCGTACCTGGAGGGCGTGGTCTATTACCAGAAGGGGGACTACGAGAAGGCGCGGGAGGCCTGGCACAAGGCGAAGGCGCTGGCGCCCGCCGGCTCGGACGTCGCCAAGGACGCGACGGCGGGCCTCGAGAAGCTCGCCGTCCTGTACGGGACGGCGCCGCAGACGGGGGACGCGGCCCCGAAGAGCCTGAAGACCGGCGCCGAGAAGAAGGACGAGCACCTGGCCCTGCAGACCTACTTCTCGGGGCTCATCCACTACCAGAAGGGCGACCTGGAGAAGGCCCGGGTCGAATGGAAGCGCGCGCTGTCCCTCGCTCCGAGGGACTCCTCCGTCGAGGCCGACGCGAAGGCCGCGCTTGCGAAGCTCGACAAGGACGAAGCCTCGACACGCCGCGACGGGAAGAAGTAG
- a CDS encoding DUF420 domain-containing protein has product MELSSFPALNASLNATCAVLLLTGWALIKTGRREAHRWTMVAAFLCSALFLACYLWYHFHVGSVRFQKTGTIRTVYLTILLTHTVLAVVVLPLILRTLFLAAKGRFEEHRRAARWAFPVWLYVSVTGVIVYGMLYRL; this is encoded by the coding sequence GTGGAGCTGTCCTCGTTCCCGGCGCTGAACGCCTCGCTCAACGCGACCTGCGCCGTCCTGCTTCTGACCGGTTGGGCGCTGATCAAGACGGGCCGCCGCGAGGCGCATCGCTGGACCATGGTCGCGGCCTTCCTGTGCTCGGCTTTGTTCCTGGCCTGCTACCTGTGGTATCACTTCCACGTGGGCTCGGTGCGCTTCCAGAAGACGGGGACCATCCGGACCGTGTATCTGACGATCCTGCTGACCCACACCGTTCTCGCGGTCGTGGTCCTGCCCCTGATCCTGCGGACGCTTTTCCTCGCGGCCAAGGGCCGGTTCGAGGAGCATCGCCGCGCCGCGCGCTGGGCCTTCCCGGTCTGGCTCTATGTGTCCGTCACGGGCGTCATCGTGTACGGGATGCTCTACCGCCTGTAG
- a CDS encoding insulinase family protein: MPAAVAARPVAPAAVKAMEPIKPALALPILQSAAATPDQPEASGRAFDGEAAKRPADDALPVPASGAESAAPSLALPVKTFTLANGLKVVVHTDKTSPVVAVSITYKVGSQNETPGLSGFAHLFEHLMAQGTKSLKPREISHLIESNGGVRNAYTMRSNTTYHSVVPKSALKTVLWAEAERMSTLDVDDRALALEKQVVLEEMRLRYINSAYAKARDAGMAETAFGKWENQHTTIGEAEDVRNARLSDVRAFYLAHYAPNNAVLSLAGDVTEAEARELAERFFGPLAPREIAPAPDLNEPRMTGETRRVIDDKFAKVPLLMTAWNAPARGTKDYWALTVLGEILGAGEDSPLYRTLVKDAKVALTVNTNFPWWTGPFNPGGPDLFGLMASLKPGAGVDAVLSLTDAVLAKMAAEGPTPEQLAAAKTTMELSWTKDLEQLIDRAKTMGSYAAMVGDPQDLSRDFAQLMSITASDIKAALNEWIVGKGRAVVEARPAPELALAADVPTPKVPEQKPRPEGDPRPEIDAQRPAQVPALERFTLSNGLKVVFTRDSRLPLLEARLSIPAGRTAERAGEDGLSAAVSELLLQGAEGKDARALSAAFAALGWKLDVGRGLESLNVDAAGLSRNAASFFKELALVLSKPTFPEDEVSLWKENKVSEMAIQRSKPDFMASERMKAELFGAHPYGRPALSDAQIEAITREKTAAFARRALAANGATLVLAGDADPVKLRADLEAAFAGWKGASALIETPSLPAPGDARLALVDRPGSKQANLTVSQMIALAPTDPDYLAFLVMNQILGGSATSRLFVNLRVDKGYTYGAYSRPQILEKGVLWTASAEVRNEVAAPALAEMRKEIAGMRDGLVAEATLGAVKRYLAGLFLLKLSSIDYSADSLAAYERNKQSAERELESYLERLDALTPEDIRRVARKYLDPSKMVTVAVGDEAALRPALKP; the protein is encoded by the coding sequence ATGCCCGCCGCAGTCGCCGCCCGGCCCGTCGCCCCGGCAGCCGTCAAAGCCATGGAACCCATCAAGCCCGCTCTCGCTTTGCCCATCCTCCAGTCCGCCGCCGCGACGCCCGACCAACCCGAGGCCTCGGGCCGCGCTTTCGACGGTGAAGCCGCGAAGCGGCCCGCGGACGACGCGCTCCCCGTGCCCGCGTCAGGCGCGGAGTCCGCGGCTCCGAGTCTTGCTCTTCCAGTGAAGACCTTCACCCTCGCGAACGGTCTCAAGGTCGTGGTGCACACCGACAAAACGAGCCCCGTCGTCGCCGTCTCCATCACCTACAAGGTCGGCTCCCAGAACGAGACCCCCGGCCTCTCCGGCTTCGCCCACCTCTTCGAGCACCTGATGGCCCAGGGCACGAAGTCCCTCAAGCCGCGCGAGATCTCCCACCTCATCGAGTCCAACGGCGGCGTGCGCAACGCCTACACGATGCGCTCCAACACGACCTATCATTCCGTGGTGCCCAAGAGCGCGCTGAAGACCGTCCTCTGGGCCGAGGCGGAGCGCATGTCCACCCTCGACGTGGACGACCGCGCGCTCGCCCTCGAGAAGCAGGTCGTGCTCGAGGAGATGCGCCTGCGCTACATCAACTCCGCCTACGCGAAGGCCCGGGACGCGGGCATGGCCGAGACCGCGTTCGGAAAATGGGAGAACCAGCACACGACGATCGGCGAGGCCGAGGACGTGCGCAACGCCCGTCTTTCGGACGTCCGCGCCTTCTACCTCGCGCACTACGCCCCGAACAACGCGGTGCTCTCCTTGGCCGGCGACGTCACCGAGGCCGAGGCCCGCGAGCTCGCGGAGCGCTTCTTCGGCCCCCTCGCGCCGCGCGAGATCGCCCCCGCCCCCGACCTGAACGAGCCGCGCATGACCGGCGAGACCCGCCGCGTGATCGACGATAAGTTCGCCAAGGTCCCCCTGCTGATGACGGCCTGGAACGCCCCCGCCCGCGGCACCAAGGACTACTGGGCGCTGACCGTGCTCGGCGAGATCCTGGGCGCCGGCGAGGACAGCCCGCTGTACCGCACCCTCGTCAAGGACGCCAAGGTCGCCCTCACCGTGAACACCAATTTCCCGTGGTGGACCGGCCCGTTCAACCCCGGCGGCCCGGACCTGTTCGGCCTGATGGCCTCGCTCAAGCCCGGAGCCGGCGTGGACGCGGTGCTGAGCCTGACCGACGCGGTGCTCGCGAAGATGGCCGCCGAGGGCCCGACCCCGGAGCAGCTCGCCGCCGCGAAGACGACGATGGAGCTCTCCTGGACGAAGGACCTCGAGCAGCTCATCGACCGCGCCAAGACCATGGGCTCCTACGCCGCGATGGTCGGCGACCCGCAGGACCTGTCGCGCGACTTCGCCCAGCTGATGTCGATCACCGCGTCCGACATCAAGGCCGCCCTCAACGAGTGGATCGTCGGAAAAGGCCGCGCCGTCGTCGAGGCCCGCCCGGCGCCGGAGCTGGCGCTGGCGGCCGACGTCCCGACGCCGAAGGTCCCCGAGCAGAAGCCCCGGCCCGAGGGCGACCCGCGCCCCGAGATCGACGCCCAGCGCCCCGCGCAGGTGCCGGCGCTCGAGCGCTTCACCCTCTCCAACGGCCTGAAGGTCGTGTTCACGCGCGACTCGCGCCTGCCCCTGCTCGAGGCGCGCCTGTCCATCCCCGCGGGACGCACCGCCGAGCGCGCCGGCGAGGACGGCCTGTCCGCCGCCGTGTCCGAGCTGCTCCTGCAGGGCGCCGAGGGCAAGGACGCCCGCGCCCTGTCCGCCGCTTTCGCGGCGCTGGGCTGGAAGCTCGACGTGGGCCGCGGCCTCGAGAGCCTGAACGTCGACGCCGCGGGCCTGTCGCGCAACGCCGCTTCCTTCTTTAAGGAGCTGGCCCTCGTGCTCTCCAAGCCCACCTTCCCCGAGGACGAGGTCTCCCTCTGGAAGGAGAACAAGGTCTCGGAGATGGCCATCCAGCGCTCCAAGCCCGACTTCATGGCCTCCGAGCGCATGAAGGCGGAGCTGTTCGGCGCGCATCCGTACGGGCGCCCCGCGCTCAGCGACGCCCAGATCGAAGCCATCACGCGCGAGAAGACCGCCGCGTTCGCGCGCCGCGCCCTGGCCGCGAACGGAGCCACCTTGGTGCTCGCCGGCGACGCCGACCCGGTCAAGCTCCGCGCCGACCTCGAGGCCGCCTTCGCCGGCTGGAAGGGCGCGTCGGCCCTCATCGAAACGCCCTCGTTGCCCGCGCCCGGGGACGCGCGCCTCGCCCTCGTCGACCGCCCCGGCTCCAAGCAGGCCAACCTGACGGTCTCGCAGATGATCGCGCTCGCGCCGACCGACCCCGACTACCTCGCCTTCCTGGTGATGAACCAGATCCTCGGCGGGTCGGCCACCTCGCGCCTGTTCGTGAACCTGCGCGTGGACAAGGGCTACACCTACGGCGCCTACTCCCGCCCGCAGATCCTCGAGAAGGGCGTGCTGTGGACCGCCTCGGCCGAGGTGCGCAACGAGGTCGCCGCCCCCGCCTTGGCCGAGATGCGCAAGGAGATCGCCGGGATGCGCGACGGCCTCGTCGCCGAGGCTACGCTCGGCGCGGTCAAGCGCTACCTCGCCGGCCTGTTCCTGCTGAAGCTGTCCTCGATCGACTACTCCGCCGACTCGCTGGCCGCCTACGAGCGCAACAAGCAGTCGGCCGAGCGCGAGCTGGAGTCCTACCTCGAGCGCCTCGACGCCCTGACCCCCGAGGACATCCGCCGGGTCGCCCGGAAGTACCTCGACCCGTCGAAGATGGTCACCGTCGCCGTCGGCGACGAGGCCGCCCTGCGCCCCGCGCTGAAGCCTTGA
- a CDS encoding chlorite dismutase family protein, with protein MSHPHQPPSSQPAPEAAAPALDLREKGGMKDGQPQLSDKRLYMQLTAFSGCRDAQLLINGLIGCGVDCVLYEELNDPTGVAVLAMTETPELFVTKLRRDLASGPFKDLEVKREFSMLGRTYASGYEPKLEDWLLHRPRRMAMDPATPWAVWYPLRRTGAFSRLSKAEQGQILKEHGVIGRQFGDIGAASDIRLACHGLDKNDNDFVIGLIGKDLTPLSQLVETMRPTVQTSQYIQNLGPFFVGRAIWRTPQKA; from the coding sequence ATGAGCCACCCGCACCAGCCTCCGTCGTCCCAGCCCGCGCCCGAAGCCGCCGCTCCCGCCCTCGACCTGCGCGAGAAAGGCGGCATGAAGGACGGCCAGCCTCAGCTCTCCGACAAGCGCCTGTACATGCAGCTGACCGCGTTCAGCGGGTGCCGCGACGCCCAGCTCCTGATCAACGGCCTCATCGGCTGCGGCGTGGACTGCGTCCTCTACGAGGAGCTCAACGACCCGACCGGCGTCGCCGTGCTCGCGATGACCGAGACGCCCGAGCTGTTCGTCACCAAGCTCCGCCGCGACCTCGCGTCCGGGCCGTTCAAGGACCTCGAGGTCAAGCGGGAGTTCTCCATGCTCGGCCGCACCTACGCGAGCGGCTACGAGCCGAAGCTCGAGGACTGGCTCCTCCACCGCCCGCGCCGCATGGCGATGGACCCCGCGACGCCGTGGGCGGTCTGGTATCCGCTGCGCCGCACCGGCGCGTTCTCGCGCCTGTCGAAGGCCGAGCAGGGGCAGATCCTCAAGGAGCACGGCGTCATAGGACGCCAGTTCGGCGACATCGGCGCCGCCTCCGACATCCGCCTGGCCTGCCACGGCCTCGACAAGAACGACAACGACTTCGTCATCGGCCTCATCGGCAAGGACCTCACGCCGCTCTCGCAGCTCGTCGAGACGATGCGCCCGACCGTGCAGACCTCCCAGTACATCCAGAACCTCGGCCCGTTCTTCGTCGGCCGCGCGATCTGGCGCACCCCGCAGAAGGCGTAA
- a CDS encoding metal-dependent hydrolase, whose product MFVFGHAGLTVAAVRAVDRDVDLRWAVLLAWAPDLIDKPVRHLFPALVSHNTRGFGHTTAFSLLVLAALLLWKRRPRSAVVLWGCYAGHFLLDSMWLHPSPAVLLWPLLGGFPPPVRGPVISWLTLWNVAGEIAGLAVLHRLAKRYGLLERTRLLAYLRSGRLA is encoded by the coding sequence GTGTTCGTCTTCGGCCACGCCGGCCTGACGGTCGCGGCCGTCCGCGCCGTCGACCGGGACGTCGATCTGCGCTGGGCGGTCCTGCTGGCGTGGGCCCCTGACCTCATCGACAAGCCGGTGCGGCACCTTTTTCCGGCCCTCGTCTCGCACAACACGCGCGGCTTCGGCCACACGACGGCGTTCTCGCTGCTCGTGCTGGCGGCGCTGCTCCTCTGGAAGCGGCGGCCGAGGTCGGCCGTCGTGCTGTGGGGCTGCTATGCCGGCCATTTCCTGCTCGACAGCATGTGGCTCCACCCCAGCCCCGCCGTCCTGCTGTGGCCCCTGCTCGGCGGCTTTCCGCCGCCCGTGCGCGGGCCTGTCATAAGCTGGCTCACCCTGTGGAACGTCGCCGGCGAGATCGCCGGCCTGGCCGTCCTCCACCGCCTGGCGAAGCGCTACGGCCTGCTCGAGCGGACGCGCCTGCTCGCCTACCTGAGGTCAGGGCGCTTGGCGTGA
- a CDS encoding transglycosylase SLT domain-containing protein: MRLSAPLAAALIGLSLPAHGSAGSALAVLPDSLLGLVPAPVAAPKPTLVPTKRFEDVVVELVDELSAKDPALFAEIRAEEARIRALPTRERRAAAVEAAYPLLERALDQSAADGKLSAEGAANWAAFRAQAKEAIAAGALFETAQFAGKAFDDRVRRLLDQGKTVLDPDRKLPETKAEYMRLSERIHAKLSVPGNSTALTTRQIDQAFALAGQEFGIRPDFLKYMAKTESGLRQTVPSNPAASGIMQIERVHAAAYAGERNVENDTITNIVFGGLLRAQTDREIARRFAGAGLALPSNPRVVEFLGDLAYNRGPGLLRHVARFAAEQEIDVNRFADYVGGPGGSYEIRDGGKSLVVIPGPGTEIDKTGRNSVLAKSSEAVGRVQFSKKLAMGLGDRNGDGRVDHLDVWLTRGIKYLGDPKLQS, from the coding sequence ATGCGTCTTTCCGCGCCGCTGGCCGCCGCCTTGATCGGACTGTCGCTTCCCGCGCACGGCTCCGCCGGGTCCGCGTTGGCCGTCCTGCCGGACTCCCTTCTCGGTCTCGTCCCGGCCCCGGTCGCCGCGCCCAAGCCCACCCTCGTGCCGACGAAGCGGTTCGAGGACGTGGTCGTGGAGCTCGTCGACGAGCTCTCGGCCAAGGACCCCGCCCTGTTCGCCGAGATCCGCGCCGAGGAGGCCCGCATCCGCGCCCTGCCGACGCGCGAGCGGCGCGCCGCGGCCGTCGAGGCCGCTTACCCGCTCCTCGAGCGGGCCCTCGACCAGTCCGCCGCGGACGGCAAGCTCAGCGCCGAGGGCGCGGCGAACTGGGCGGCGTTCCGCGCCCAGGCGAAGGAGGCCATCGCCGCCGGCGCCTTGTTCGAGACGGCGCAGTTCGCGGGCAAGGCCTTCGACGACAGGGTCCGCCGCCTGCTCGACCAGGGCAAGACGGTCCTCGACCCGGACCGGAAGCTGCCCGAGACCAAGGCCGAGTACATGCGCCTGTCGGAGAGGATCCACGCCAAGCTCTCCGTTCCGGGCAACTCGACGGCCCTGACGACGCGGCAGATCGACCAGGCCTTCGCGCTGGCCGGACAGGAGTTCGGCATACGGCCCGATTTCCTCAAGTACATGGCGAAGACCGAGTCGGGCCTGCGCCAGACGGTCCCGTCGAACCCCGCGGCCTCGGGCATCATGCAGATCGAGCGGGTCCACGCGGCCGCCTACGCCGGCGAGAGGAACGTCGAGAACGATACCATCACGAACATCGTCTTCGGAGGCCTGCTCCGGGCGCAGACGGACCGGGAGATCGCGCGGCGCTTCGCGGGCGCCGGCCTGGCGCTGCCGAGCAACCCGCGCGTCGTCGAGTTCCTGGGCGACCTCGCCTACAACCGCGGCCCCGGGCTGCTGCGGCACGTCGCGCGGTTCGCCGCGGAGCAGGAGATCGACGTGAACCGGTTCGCCGACTACGTCGGCGGCCCCGGGGGCTCCTACGAGATCCGCGACGGCGGGAAGTCGCTCGTGGTCATCCCCGGCCCGGGCACGGAGATCGACAAGACGGGGAGGAACTCCGTGCTGGCGAAGTCGTCGGAGGCCGTCGGCCGGGTCCAGTTCAGCAAGAAGCTGGCCATGGGCCTCGGCGACCGCAACGGCGACGGCCGCGTCGACCATCTCGACGTCTGGCTGACGCGCGGGATCAAGTACCTCGGCGACCCCAAGCTGCAGTCCTAG
- a CDS encoding iron-sulfur cluster assembly accessory protein, protein MLTITPKAAEKITDFIKSEETAHGKSLRLSVAESGCAGYEYRIGFDDKKPADKILPQAGFDVIVDEASLKFIADATIDYAEDETSSGFRIKNPLEKGSCGCGKSKQF, encoded by the coding sequence ATGCTCACCATCACGCCGAAAGCCGCCGAGAAGATCACCGATTTCATCAAGTCCGAGGAGACCGCGCACGGCAAGTCCCTCCGCCTGAGCGTGGCCGAGTCCGGCTGCGCCGGCTACGAGTACCGCATCGGCTTCGACGACAAGAAGCCCGCCGACAAGATCCTCCCCCAGGCCGGCTTCGACGTCATCGTCGACGAGGCGAGCCTCAAGTTCATCGCCGACGCGACGATCGACTACGCCGAGGACGAGACCAGCTCCGGCTTCCGCATCAAGAACCCTCTCGAGAAGGGCTCCTGCGGCTGCGGCAAGTCCAAGCAGTTCTGA
- a CDS encoding FecR domain-containing protein, translating into MKGFAFFVVAVAVLVLPAAAQDASLALVSGPVSILAGGAERFVKAKGGEQLLYGDTVRVGKGGVAHLILGDRGAVLLREESLLTLQGSPRRTTLAVKFGEFLIGLKKGLEPGQSFKVRTPAAVAAVRGTLFWGKSDKADQSAAYAGFGHVVAVTAQGKTVLVEPGKTVTVAFGQAPADAVPSTVGLEYANHFAIDGGVQGLGDLAETDKLGK; encoded by the coding sequence ATGAAGGGATTCGCCTTTTTCGTCGTCGCGGTCGCCGTCCTCGTCTTGCCCGCCGCCGCGCAGGACGCGTCTTTGGCTCTGGTCTCCGGCCCGGTCTCGATCCTGGCCGGCGGAGCGGAGCGCTTCGTCAAGGCCAAGGGGGGAGAGCAGCTCCTGTACGGCGACACGGTCCGCGTCGGCAAGGGCGGCGTCGCGCATCTGATCTTGGGGGATCGCGGCGCCGTTCTCCTGCGCGAGGAGTCGCTGCTGACCCTTCAAGGCTCGCCGCGGCGCACGACCTTGGCGGTCAAGTTCGGGGAGTTCCTGATCGGCCTGAAGAAGGGCCTCGAGCCGGGGCAGTCTTTCAAGGTGCGCACGCCCGCGGCGGTCGCGGCGGTGCGCGGGACCTTGTTCTGGGGCAAGTCCGACAAGGCGGACCAGAGCGCCGCCTACGCGGGCTTCGGCCATGTCGTGGCGGTGACGGCCCAGGGCAAGACCGTCCTCGTGGAGCCGGGCAAGACGGTGACCGTCGCCTTCGGACAGGCGCCCGCCGACGCGGTGCCGAGCACGGTCGGGCTCGAATACGCGAACCACTTCGCGATCGACGGGGGCGTGCAGGGCCTCGGGGACCTGGCCGAGACCGACAAGCTCGGGAAGTAG
- a CDS encoding VWA domain-containing protein: MKTRFGLVAAALLAAVSFAGAAETAARPSVEVVFVIDTTSSMSGLIEGAKQRIWAIANEISKGRPAPRVKMGLVAFKDKGDSYVTKVFDLSENLDNTYKDLMTLSAEGGGDTPEHVIAALDDAATKISWSADPKTFKVVYLVGDAPPHENYPEAPTLAAVMQKAVRRGLIVNSVQCGTDGQAAVAFDHIARMGEGRLLPVPQDGGMIAVSTPFDDRMASLSAKLEGTGLAFGRGKAAAGAAGLLAASVRGMASAPAAAERAEYKARKGFDSESDLAAAVAENRVALKDVKADELPDALREIPAEKREARLQEISAERKKLKSEMDGLAARRASWLKKQSGARRADSFDTRLVDALKAQAAKKGIVY, translated from the coding sequence ATGAAAACTCGATTCGGACTCGTCGCGGCGGCCCTTCTGGCCGCCGTTTCTTTTGCCGGAGCGGCGGAGACCGCCGCCCGGCCCAGCGTCGAGGTCGTGTTCGTCATCGACACCACTTCGAGCATGAGCGGGCTCATCGAGGGCGCCAAGCAGCGCATCTGGGCCATCGCCAACGAGATCTCGAAGGGCCGCCCGGCCCCGCGGGTGAAGATGGGCCTGGTCGCGTTCAAGGACAAAGGCGATTCCTACGTCACCAAGGTCTTCGACCTGTCCGAGAACCTCGACAACACGTACAAGGACCTGATGACTTTGTCCGCCGAGGGCGGCGGGGACACGCCGGAGCACGTGATCGCGGCGCTCGACGACGCGGCGACGAAGATCTCCTGGAGCGCGGACCCCAAGACCTTCAAGGTCGTCTACCTGGTCGGCGACGCGCCCCCGCACGAGAACTACCCCGAGGCGCCGACGCTCGCCGCCGTGATGCAGAAGGCGGTGCGCCGCGGCCTGATCGTCAACTCCGTGCAGTGCGGGACCGACGGCCAGGCGGCCGTCGCCTTCGACCATATCGCCCGGATGGGAGAGGGCCGGCTGCTTCCGGTGCCCCAGGACGGCGGCATGATCGCGGTGTCGACCCCGTTCGACGACCGGATGGCGTCCTTGTCGGCCAAGCTCGAGGGCACGGGGCTGGCGTTCGGCCGGGGCAAGGCCGCGGCGGGCGCGGCGGGGCTGCTCGCGGCGTCGGTGCGCGGCATGGCGTCGGCGCCGGCCGCGGCGGAGCGTGCCGAGTACAAGGCGCGCAAGGGCTTCGACTCCGAGTCCGACCTGGCGGCGGCCGTCGCCGAGAACCGCGTGGCGCTCAAGGACGTGAAGGCCGACGAGCTGCCCGACGCCCTGCGCGAGATCCCCGCGGAGAAGCGCGAGGCCCGTCTTCAGGAGATCTCCGCGGAGCGGAAAAAGCTCAAGAGCGAGATGGACGGGCTGGCCGCGCGGCGCGCCTCCTGGCTGAAGAAGCAGTCGGGGGCGAGGCGCGCGGATTCCTTCGACACGCGCCTGGTGGACGCGTTGAAGGCGCAGGCCGCGAAGAAAGGGATCGTCTACTAG
- a CDS encoding iron-sulfur cluster assembly accessory protein, with amino-acid sequence MVTLTERAAKKIVALASKKGLQPVLRVKVGSGGCSGMSYEFVVADEIAAGDLVHEAFGAKTVVDPKADFFIGGSQVDYEETLMKSGFTVKNPQATSTCSCGKSFST; translated from the coding sequence ATGGTCACCTTGACCGAGCGCGCCGCCAAGAAGATCGTCGCCCTGGCCTCCAAGAAAGGCCTGCAGCCGGTCCTGCGCGTGAAGGTCGGCTCCGGCGGGTGCTCGGGCATGAGCTACGAGTTCGTCGTCGCCGACGAGATCGCCGCCGGCGACCTCGTGCACGAGGCGTTCGGCGCGAAGACCGTCGTGGACCCGAAGGCGGACTTCTTCATCGGCGGATCGCAGGTCGACTACGAGGAGACCTTGATGAAGTCGGGGTTCACCGTCAAGAACCCGCAGGCGACCTCGACTTGCTCCTGCGGCAAGTCCTTCTCGACCTGA
- a CDS encoding sodium:proline symporter: MHHPRTLQRPYQRVPRPRPPVAEPPGLDWGASGWAGLGAGAAFILIQTFIGLVFGSGGATEAVRRLASIALGEFVLSDGTPFTALVFFAAAAVHIPLSLLYARLLAAMIHGLEMPRALEVGAVFGTALYFVNYHLISGIFPWFVSARGPGALIAHLAFGLLTAWIYTSLTARSRSRQAP; this comes from the coding sequence ATGCATCATCCCCGCACCTTGCAGAGACCGTACCAGCGCGTTCCGCGCCCGCGTCCGCCCGTCGCCGAGCCGCCCGGCTTGGACTGGGGCGCCTCCGGCTGGGCCGGCCTTGGAGCCGGCGCGGCCTTCATCCTGATCCAGACCTTCATCGGGCTGGTCTTCGGCTCCGGAGGAGCCACCGAGGCGGTGCGCCGCCTCGCCTCGATCGCGCTCGGCGAGTTCGTCCTGTCGGACGGCACGCCGTTCACCGCGCTCGTGTTCTTCGCCGCGGCCGCGGTGCACATCCCGCTGTCGCTGCTCTACGCGCGCTTGCTGGCGGCGATGATCCACGGGCTGGAGATGCCGCGCGCTCTCGAAGTGGGAGCGGTGTTCGGCACGGCGCTCTACTTCGTGAACTATCACCTGATCTCGGGGATCTTCCCGTGGTTCGTCTCGGCGCGCGGCCCGGGGGCGCTCATCGCGCATCTCGCCTTCGGTCTGCTGACGGCCTGGATCTACACGAGCCTGACGGCCCGGTCGAGGTCACGCCAAGCGCCCTGA